From the genome of Acinetobacter sp. TR3:
CCATTGGTTGCAACCATAATATAAGCATCCTCATCCAAACTGGTGATGGAGGTCATGTTGCTGATCAGTTGCTGTTCCATTGCTTTTTGTTTCGCCGCATCAGTTTGTTGATAATCTGAGCTATAACGCAATTCTTCTAAGGCATTTTTCTGCACTTGTTTTAATTGCTCAGTATTAAAGCTGGTTAATTTACCATCCAAATCAAACTTAACTGTTGCTAAACGTGTTACTGGATCAAGCGTAATAGATTCTACACGACCAATGGTCACACCACTCATGGTCACCTTTGCTCGTAGTTTTAAACCATTTACGTTATCAAACTGCGCTGTCATGCTATAGCTATCACGTAGATTTGTACCCACTAAACCACTTACTTTCATCGCAAGAAAAAATAGAGCGATACCGAAGATAATCACAAAAATACCTACGGCCAGCTCACTAGTACGTGATTTCATTAAATCCCTCCGAACATGACCGCAGTCAACACGAAATCAAAACCTAATACACAAAGTGAAGAATATACGACTGTTCTGGTCATCGATGTCGCGATACCCTCTGGTGTTGGATCACAAGCATAACCTTGATAGACCGCAACCCATGTACAAATCAGCGCAAAAACAATACTTTTAATAATAGTGCCATTAAAAATATCATGCCCAAACTGAACTGTGCTTTGCATACCACCCCAGAAAGAACCTTCATCAGCACCTAAAAAATCTACGCCAACCAATTTGCCACCAATGATACCGATCGTTGCAAAAATCACAGTCAACATCGGCAAACTAACAATACCTGCCCACAAACGCGGAGCCACAATTTGACGAAGTGGATCAACACCAATCATTTCCATACTGGCCAGTTGCTCACTCTGTTTCATTGAACCAATTTCGGCAGTGAGAGCTGAGCCTGCACGCCCTGCAAATAGTAATGCAGCAACAACCGCAGCGAGTTCACGCAACAAAGTTAACGAAATCGCAGTCCCCAACATGGCTTCACTACCAAAAGTGACCAAAATGCTATACATCTGCAAGCCAAGGACAGCACCAATAAATAAACCTGAAACAGCAATAATCAGTAGGGACATGACCCCAACACGATGCATTTGATATATGAAGCGTTGAAAACCACCTTTTGAAGGCGCTGAAAATAAAATTTGAATGAGCATAAGTGACGCAGCACCTATCCCCTTTATTCGCTCAATAACGAGTCTACCTAACCAGGCAATCGTATTCATGCACGAACCTCGTTATCTAAATATGCTTGGTGAGTAAATTGATATTCGACAGGCCCCTCAGCCGAGCCTGTTAAAAATTGATGCACAAATGGCGAAGCATGTGCCTGTAGCTGCTCAGGTGAACCTTCACCCTGAATTTTGCCTTCAGCAACCACATAAATATAATCAGCAATCGATAATGTCTCTGCGACATCATGCGAGACAATAATTGTTGTTAAGTCCAAAGCTTCACGCAAAGAACGAATCAATCGTGTTAGAACACCTTTAACAATTGGATCTTGGCCAGCGAATGGCTCATCATACATAATCAATTCAGGATCGAGTGCAATCGCACGCGCTAAAGCAACACGACGATTCATACCGCCTGAGAGTTCAGATGGCATTAATGGTTCAGCACCACGCAACCCGACAGATTCTAGCTTTAAAGCCACTAATTCGGCGATCAAATGTTCTGGTAATTGAGTATGTGCGCGAATCGGAAATGCGACATTTTCATAAACAGACATATCTGTAAAGAGCGCACCACTTTGGAATAACATCCCCATGCGTGCGCGGGCAGCAAACAAGTCTGGACGAGACATGGCTGCAATATTCTTACCATCGAGCAACACTTCACCACAATCAGGGATTAACTGCCCACCAATCAAGCGGAGCAA
Proteins encoded in this window:
- a CDS encoding ABC transporter ATP-binding protein, whose amino-acid sequence is MNNKSPLDAEALIEVKNLSFNRGERVIYDDISLKIRRGQITAIMGPSGTGKTTLLRLIGGQLIPDCGEVLLDGKNIAAMSRPDLFAARARMGMLFQSGALFTDMSVYENVAFPIRAHTQLPEHLIAELVALKLESVGLRGAEPLMPSELSGGMNRRVALARAIALDPELIMYDEPFAGQDPIVKGVLTRLIRSLREALDLTTIIVSHDVAETLSIADYIYVVAEGKIQGEGSPEQLQAHASPFVHQFLTGSAEGPVEYQFTHQAYLDNEVRA
- the mlaD gene encoding outer membrane lipid asymmetry maintenance protein MlaD, producing the protein MKSRTSELAVGIFVIIFGIALFFLAMKVSGLVGTNLRDSYSMTAQFDNVNGLKLRAKVTMSGVTIGRVESITLDPVTRLATVKFDLDGKLTSFNTEQLKQVQKNALEELRYSSDYQQTDAAKQKAMEQQLISNMTSITSLDEDAYIMVATNGLLGEKYLKVVPGGGVNYLKRGDVVSNTQGTMDLEDLISKFITGGSSKATTGSATTEGSASQPAAADAEPSFAE
- the mlaE gene encoding lipid asymmetry maintenance ABC transporter permease subunit MlaE encodes the protein MNTIAWLGRLVIERIKGIGAASLMLIQILFSAPSKGGFQRFIYQMHRVGVMSLLIIAVSGLFIGAVLGLQMYSILVTFGSEAMLGTAISLTLLRELAAVVAALLFAGRAGSALTAEIGSMKQSEQLASMEMIGVDPLRQIVAPRLWAGIVSLPMLTVIFATIGIIGGKLVGVDFLGADEGSFWGGMQSTVQFGHDIFNGTIIKSIVFALICTWVAVYQGYACDPTPEGIATSMTRTVVYSSLCVLGFDFVLTAVMFGGI